A portion of the Choristoneura fumiferana chromosome 20, NRCan_CFum_1, whole genome shotgun sequence genome contains these proteins:
- the LOC141438890 gene encoding beta-taxilin-like — MEAAVEETVKDSTEIVKPEKNGELQEKTATPPPQDPPKKSKKEDRGKKDDKNVEQFMKSLNSVPSLEEKLSLVCKKYVQTADDNKKLQFYIKQSDKRYAILLKEKEQLQHEFNKTILVKSKLESLCRELQKQNKAIKEESLLKIREEEERRKETQAKFQNTLTEITTLLQQNNEKNAKLRDDNISMSEKFKSVVQQYQLREQQVDKMGKQMALESQLSDAKLQKAALEHQAEKERLVAETEHLKVIVEQCTAKIMELQGTETALRSQLGVYTDKYDEFQNALVKSNQVFGGFKEQMEKMSKKIKKLEKESLSWKKRWETSQTALLDMCGERQAGEERAAAAARQLLHMQSLCRTLQAERTVLLGTLKEHNIERPPVPTPPPAPAPAPAPASAPAPSKASNDKVDKMAANCAQLRQSLVHLQSQLNTLTNKNGTKEEPPKVDKPKKQKSKKKDKPAQEPTTEATEGPVKEEKEEENKENTEDTIQNDIDSLEEKIDEEAMETLIQAISNANINLQDLSVDENNEQVDIEKVIDSGTQNEADVSNVSNDEISHIAEVKPISNV, encoded by the exons atggaAGCAGCCGTGGAAGAAACAGTAAAAGATAGTACTGAAATTGTGAAACCGGAGAAAAATGGTGAA ttgcaggAAAAAACTGCAACGCCACCCCCTCAAGATCCTCCAAAGAAATCCAAGAAAGAAGACCGTGGTAAGAAGGACGATAAGAATGTAGAACAGTTTATGAAGTCCCTGAACTCGGTGCCGAGTCTTGAAGAGAAGCTGTCCCTCGTCTGCAAGAAGTATGTGCAGACTGCGGATGACAACAAGAAACTGCAATTTTACATCAAACAATCTGATAAGAG GTATGCGATCCTGTTAAAAGAGAAAGAGCAACTGCAACATGAGTTCAACAAGACCATCCTCGTCAAGTCCAAGCTCGAGAGCCTTTGCCGGGAGCTGCAGAAACAGAACAAGGCCATCAAG GAAGAATCTCTCCTCAAGATCCGCGAGGAGGAAGAGCGCCGCAAAGAAACCCAGGCCAAGTTCCAGAACACGCTGACTGAGATAACGACCCTCCTGCAGCAGAACAATGAGAAGAACGCCAAGTTGCGCGACGACAATATCAGCATGAGCGAGAAATTCAAGAGCGTCGTCCAGCAGTACCAACTTAGGGAACAACAG GTCGACAAAATGGGCAAGCAGATGGCGCTAGAGTCCCAGCTGTCGGACGCCAAACTCCAGAAGGCAGCTCTGGAGCACCAGGCGGAAAAGGAGCGGCTGGTCGCCGAGACAGAGCATCTTAAGGTCATCGTGGAACAGTGCACCGCCAAGATCATGGAACTGCAAGGGACGGAGACTGCTCTCAG ATCGCAGTTGGGCGTGTATACGGATAAATACGACGAGTTCCAGAACGCACTCGTCAAGAGTAACCAGGTGTTCGGCGGTTTCAAGGAACAGATGGAGAAG ATGTCAAAGAAGATCAAGAAGCTCGAGAAAGAGTCCCTCTCGTGGAAGAAGCGTTGGGAGACCTCGCAGACGGCGCTGTTAGACATGTGCGGGGAGCGGCAGGCCGGCGAGGAAcgcgccgcggccgccgcgcgccAGCTGCTTCATATGCAGAGTCTGTGCCGCACGCTGCAG GCGGAGCGCACAGTGCTTCTGGGAACCCTGAAGGAACACAACATCGAGCGGCCGCCGGTGCCgacgccgccgcccgcgcccgcgcctgcCCCCGCGCCCGCTTCCGCTCCCGCGCCTTCTAAAGCCAGCAATGATAAG GTGGACAAAATGGCGGCGAATTGTGCGCAACTCAGACAGAGCTTAGTGCACCTACAGAGTCAATTGAACACTCTCACCAACAAAAATGGTACCAAGGAAGAGCCACCCAAAGTAGACAAGCCCAAAAAGCAGAAATCCAAGAAGAAAGACAAACCGGCACAGGAACCCACGACAGAAGCGACAGAAGGACCAgtgaaagaagaaaaagaagaggaaaacaaagaaaacacAGAAGATACCATTCAAAATGATATCGACAGTCTAGAAGAAAAGATAGACGAAGAAGCAATGGAAACGCTCATACAAGCTATAAGCAATGCTAATATCAACTTACAAGACTTGTCTGTTGATGAAAATAATGAACAAGTTGATATTGAAAAGGTTATAGATAGCGGGACGCAGAATGAAGCCGATGTTTCTAATGTGTCAAATGATGAAATATCACACATAGCCGAAGTCAAGCCAATAtcaaatgtataa